The following coding sequences lie in one Macaca thibetana thibetana isolate TM-01 chromosome 18, ASM2454274v1, whole genome shotgun sequence genomic window:
- the FAM210A gene encoding protein FAM210A, which produces MQWSVPRTVSRLARRTCLEPHNAGLFGRCQNVKGPLLLYSAESKVVLVQGPQKQWLNLSAAQYVAKERRPLDAHSPQPGVLRHKQGKQHVSFKRVFSSSATAQGTPEKKEEPDPLQDKSISLYQRFKKTFRQYGKVLIPVHLITSGVWFGTFYYAALKGVNVVPFLELIGLPDGVVSILKNSQSGNALTAYALFKIATPARYTVTLGGTSFTVKYLRSHGYMSTPPPVKEYLQDRMEETKELITEKMEETKDRLTEKLQETKEKVSFKKKVE; this is translated from the exons ATGCAGTGGAGTGTACCACGGACTGTATCTCGGCTGGCACGCAGGACATGCTTGGAGCCACATAACGCTGGTCTTTTTGGACGCTGTCAAAATGTAAAGGGACCTTTACTTTTGTACAGTGCTGAATCCAAAGTGGTTTTGGTACAAGGCCCTCAAAAACAATGGTTGAATTTATCTGCTGCCCAGTATGTTGCAAAGGAAAGGAGGCCATTGGATGCTCATTCACCCCAACCAGGAGTCCTTCGCCATAAGCAAGGGAAGCAACATGTTTCATTCAAGAGGGTTTTTTCATCCAGTGCCACAGCTCAGGGAActccagaaaaaaaggaagagcctGATCCTTTGCAAGACAAATCTATTAGTCTTTATCAACGATTCAAGAAGACATTTAGACAGTATGGAAAAGTTCTGATTCCAGTGCATCTAATAACTTCTGGTGTTTGGTTTGGAACATTTTATTATGCGGCCTTGAA aggaGTGAATGTCGTTCCTTTTCTGGAGCTCATTGGGTTACCTGACGGTGTGGTGAGCATCCTGAAGAACTCGCAGAGTGGAAACGCGCTCACGGCGTATGCCTTGTTTAAG attgcaaCACCTGCTCGGTATACCGTGACTTTGGGAGGAACGTCCTTCACTGTGAAGTATCTGCGCAGTCATGGCTACATGTCCACGCCACCACCCGTCAAGGAGTATCTACAGGACAGGATGGAGGAGACGAAGGAGCTTATCACAGAGAAGatggaagaaacaaaagacagaCTCACTGAAAAGTtacaagaaaccaaagaaaaagtttcctttaagaaaaaagtGGAATAA